The proteins below are encoded in one region of Limnochorda pilosa:
- a CDS encoding ABC transporter substrate-binding protein, whose translation MHRTVRWGLVVALALALAGTTLAQAPPHAKTVDPALFQEIGRPGGTLTLSLTSSPKSFNYYGVIDATAYAIMANVLTPLVEENPATFELEPGLAESWDVSEDGRTVTFHLRPVSWSDGEPFTADDVIYTMRHVVMNPNAEGNERARYTFGDQVVRWEKVDARTVRALLPEPYGAFFRVLSHALMLPEHRLADLTEGANPALEAGSFNKAWTTDTPLDQIVGTGPFRLARYDVDQRVVLERNPHFWKVDPQGNPLPYMDRLVYLIVQNEQVQLAQFQAGAIDVLTISAADFPGLKSEEVAGAPIQVFAGNPVTPTPSPPHWAFNFDAKDPELRALFRDARFRAAMEQLVDRERIIDQVYNTLAILPGAPVLPSNKAFYNPKVAEMRRPFDPQAARQTLDGMGLRDVDGDGIRELPSGKDLEFTLTAAVDSQPMSDMAALLREELLQAGVKVNLQLIKFGLAFDKALAGDFESIIMAFGNQADPQLRKAIWQPGRPLYYWHLSTMEGKEQKPVFGEMFDWERRVYELFEKGQVAMDPAERKAYYDEWQEIYARELPVIFIAKGMNLLAVQKSVGNYFQSEDGVNVGTPYTAYRR comes from the coding sequence ATGCACCGCACCGTCCGGTGGGGGCTGGTGGTGGCCCTGGCACTGGCCTTGGCCGGCACCACCCTTGCCCAGGCCCCGCCGCACGCCAAGACCGTCGATCCCGCCCTCTTCCAGGAGATCGGTCGCCCCGGCGGAACGCTGACCCTGTCGCTCACCTCCTCGCCCAAGTCGTTCAACTACTACGGGGTCATCGACGCGACCGCTTACGCGATCATGGCCAACGTCCTCACCCCGCTGGTGGAGGAGAACCCGGCCACCTTCGAGCTGGAGCCGGGCCTTGCCGAGTCATGGGACGTTTCCGAGGACGGGCGCACGGTGACCTTCCACCTGCGGCCCGTCTCGTGGTCCGATGGCGAGCCCTTCACCGCGGACGACGTCATCTACACCATGCGGCACGTGGTGATGAACCCCAACGCCGAGGGGAACGAGCGGGCCCGGTACACCTTCGGCGACCAGGTGGTCCGCTGGGAGAAGGTGGACGCCCGCACGGTGCGGGCCCTCCTGCCCGAGCCCTACGGCGCCTTCTTCCGGGTGCTCTCCCACGCGCTCATGCTGCCCGAGCACCGGCTGGCCGACCTCACCGAAGGGGCGAACCCGGCCCTGGAGGCCGGCAGCTTCAACAAGGCCTGGACCACCGACACGCCCCTGGACCAGATCGTGGGCACCGGCCCCTTCCGGCTGGCCCGCTACGACGTGGACCAGCGGGTGGTGCTGGAACGGAACCCCCACTTCTGGAAGGTCGACCCCCAGGGGAACCCGCTGCCCTACATGGACCGGCTGGTCTACCTCATTGTCCAGAATGAGCAGGTGCAGCTCGCGCAGTTCCAGGCGGGCGCCATCGACGTGCTCACCATCAGCGCCGCGGACTTCCCGGGCCTCAAGAGCGAAGAGGTGGCGGGCGCCCCGATCCAGGTCTTCGCCGGCAACCCCGTGACCCCCACGCCCTCGCCGCCCCACTGGGCCTTCAACTTCGACGCGAAGGACCCCGAGCTGCGGGCCCTCTTCCGCGACGCGCGCTTCCGGGCGGCCATGGAGCAGCTGGTGGACCGGGAACGCATCATCGACCAGGTCTACAACACCCTGGCCATCCTGCCGGGCGCGCCGGTGCTGCCCTCCAACAAGGCTTTCTACAACCCGAAGGTGGCCGAGATGCGCCGGCCCTTCGATCCCCAGGCGGCCCGGCAGACCCTGGACGGGATGGGGCTCCGGGACGTGGATGGGGACGGCATCCGGGAGCTGCCCTCGGGCAAGGACCTGGAGTTCACCCTCACCGCCGCCGTCGACTCGCAGCCGATGAGCGACATGGCCGCCCTCCTGCGGGAGGAGCTGCTCCAGGCCGGCGTGAAGGTGAACCTGCAGCTCATCAAGTTCGGCCTGGCCTTCGACAAGGCGCTGGCTGGCGACTTCGAGTCGATCATCATGGCCTTCGGCAACCAGGCCGATCCGCAGCTGCGCAAGGCCATCTGGCAGCCGGGCCGGCCCCTCTACTACTGGCACCTCTCCACCATGGAGGGGAAGGAGCAAAAGCCCGTCTTCGGCGAGATGTTCGACTGGGAGCGCCGGGTCTACGAGCTCTTCGAGAAGGGCCAGGTGGCCATGGACCCGGCCGAGCGCAAGGCCTACTACGACGAGTGGCAGGAGATCTACGCCCGGGAGCTGCCGGTGATCTTCATCGCCAAGGGGATGAACCTCCTCGCGGTGCAGAAGAGCGTCGGCAACTACTTCCAGAGCGAGGACGGCGTGAACGTGGGCACGCCCTACACGGCCTACCGCCGGTAG
- a CDS encoding PIN domain-containing protein, with amino-acid sequence MKMSPAGRILVDSSLWVEYYHPRGDEAVRTSIQEAIAQDRVATVSIIAAEVLRGARREKDLRAITSDFQAFDVLPLTMETGFDAGRVLADLDTRGQRVPTVDAMIAVAAARSGCELWHLSDGHYGVLAEAIPRVLRGTRLPQRSFARSPKASPSTKQETS; translated from the coding sequence ATGAAGATGAGCCCGGCCGGCCGCATCCTCGTCGACTCATCGCTCTGGGTCGAGTACTATCACCCGCGGGGTGACGAGGCCGTGAGGACTTCGATCCAGGAGGCGATCGCACAGGATCGGGTGGCCACCGTAAGCATCATCGCCGCCGAGGTCCTTCGGGGCGCCCGGCGGGAAAAGGACCTCCGGGCGATCACTTCAGACTTCCAGGCGTTCGATGTGCTTCCGCTGACGATGGAAACAGGCTTTGATGCAGGGCGGGTGCTCGCGGATCTGGACACGCGAGGCCAGCGCGTACCGACCGTGGACGCGATGATCGCCGTCGCCGCGGCCCGATCGGGATGCGAGCTCTGGCATCTGAGCGACGGCCATTACGGCGTGCTGGCGGAGGCCATCCCCCGGGTGTTGCGCGGCACGCGCCTCCCGCAGCGCAGCTTCGCCCGCTCACCCAAGGCCTCTCCCTCCACCAAGCAAGAAACTTCGTGA
- a CDS encoding type II toxin-antitoxin system VapB family antitoxin — protein MKRLTLTLDPHLIEEAVDLSGASSKRQAVEMALELFVRSLRQRQAIAHAGKIALDITAEEIWEQRDRR, from the coding sequence GTGAAGCGCCTCACCCTGACCCTGGATCCGCACCTGATCGAAGAGGCGGTCGATCTCTCCGGCGCCTCGAGCAAGCGCCAGGCGGTGGAGATGGCCCTGGAGCTCTTCGTGCGCAGCCTCAGGCAGCGGCAGGCCATTGCCCACGCGGGGAAGATCGCCCTCGATATCACTGCCGAAGAGATCTGGGAGCAAAGGGACAGGCGATGA